A stretch of DNA from Micromonospora peucetia:
GTTCCTCGGCGCAGGTGGGCGCCGGCTGCGTCATCGGACGCAACGTCTACGTCGACGCCGAGGTGACGGTGGGCAACCTCGTCAAGATCCAGAACAACGTTTCGGTGTACCAGGGCGTCACCATCGAGGACGAGGTCTTCGTCGGCCCCTGCGCGGTCTTCACCAACGACTTCCGCCCGCGCGCCCAGAACCCCGACTGGACCATCACGCCGACCATGGTCCGCCGGGGCGCCTCGATCGGCGCCAACGCCACCCTGGTCTGCGGCATCGAGGTGGGCGAGTACGCGATGATCGCCGCCGGTTCGGTGGTCACCAGGGACGTCAAGCCGTACCAGCTGGTCGCCGGCAACCCGGCCCGGCCGAAGGGCTGGGTCGACGCCAAGGGCGAGGTGATCTCGCGCGACGTGGAGAACCCGCCGGCGGGCCTGTCCGAGGGCTGAACCGCCAACGACGCGAAGCGGGTCCCGACCGTGTGGTCGGGACCCGTCGTCGGTGCGGGGCGGATCAGCCGCCGATGACCACCCGGCGGACGTCCGCCCAGCGGGCGGGGTCGGTGACCCGGCGGCCGTCGACCAGTACCCGCACGGTCGGCAGGTCGCTGGCGGCCAGCGAGCGGTACTCCGCGTGGTCGGCCTGGACCACCACGGCGGTGACCGGCTGACCGTCGTACGGGGGCAGGCCGTGTGCGGTCAGCTCCTCGGCCGTGTACATCGGGTCGGAGACGTACGGCTTCGCGCCCCGGGCGCGCAGCGCCTCGACGGTCGGGAAGACGCCGGAGAAGGCGGTCTCCTTGACCCCGCCCCGGTACGCGGCACCGAGCACCAGCACCTCGGCGCCGGTCAGGTCGCCGTAGGCGGCGGCGAGCAGGTCGACGGCGTACTGCGGCATCGCCGCGTTGGCCTCACGGGCGGAACGGACCACCGTGGCGGTCGGGTCGTTCCACAGGTACATCCGCGGGTAGATCGGAATGCAGTGCCCACCGACGGCGATGCCGGGCTGGTGGATGTGGCTGTACGGCTGGGTGTTGCAGGCCTCGATGACCTTGGTGACGTCCACGCCGACCGTGTCGGCGAAACGGGCGAACTGGTTCGCCAGCCCGATGTTGACGTCCCGGTAGGTGGTCTCGGCGAGCTTGGCCAGCTCGGACGCCTCCGCCGAGCCCAGGTCCCAGACGCCGTTCGGGCGGGCCAGGTCGGCGCGCTCGTCGAAGTCGAGCACCGCCTCGTAGAAGCGCACCCCGTGCTCGGCCGAGGCCTCGTCGATGCCGCCGACCAGCTTCGGGTAGCGGCGCAGGTCGGCGAAGACCCGGCCGGTGAGCACCCGCTCGGGGCTGAAGACCAGGTGGAAGTCCGTGCCGGCGGTCAGCCCGGAGCCCTGCTCCAGCATCGGCGCCCAGCGGTCGCGGGTCGTACCGACCGGCAGGGTGGTCTCGTAGCTGACCAGGGTGCCCGGCTTGAGCCCCGCCGCGATCGCCCGGGTCGCGTCGTCCATCCAGCCGAAGTCCGGCACGCCCTCGGCGTCGACGAAGAGCGGTACGACCACCACGACGGCCTCGGACCCGGCGACGGCGGCGGCGGTGTCGGTGGTGGCCGACAGCAGGCCGGCGGCGACCGCCTCCTTGAGCTTGACGTCCAGGTCGGTCTCGCCCGGGAACGGCACCGCCCCGGCGTTGACCAGGTCGACGACCCGCTCGGACACGTCGGCACCGATCACCCGGTGCCCCTTCGAGGCGAACTGCACGGCGAGCGGCAGCCCGATCTTCCCCAGCGCGACCACGCAGATGTTCATGACTACTACTTTCCTCCTATTGGGAGCCGGCGTCGCAGGCGGGCGACGAACCGGCTCGGCGTGACAGGTGCCACCGCGATGACGAGCTGACCCTTGTGGTTGGTGGTGCTGGTGACGACGTGCAGCCGGGTGCCCCGACGCAGCACGGTCCGTCGGGGCACCGGCCGCCGGGGACCGCGCAACGCCGCCGCCCCCGTGGTGCCGAACGCCTCGACGTGCGCCTGGATGGTGCGCAGTTCGCCGCCCGGCGCGCTGTCGGCCAGCAACCGGTCGAGGGGGATCCGGGACCGGACCGTGGTGCCGGTGGCGTCCGCGACGACCGAGAGGGTGACCCCGGCCGCCCCGCCCGCGTCGATCCGTACGGCCGTGGCGAGCTCCGGCAGATCCGGGCGGGGGCTGCGGGCGGTGACCAGCAGCGCCCGGGTGCCCTCGAAGGCGACCGAGACGGTGTCCAGCCGGGCGATCCAGTCCGCCACGTCGGCGGTGACCTCGTACCAGGCGTCCGGGATGTCCAGCGTCGGGTCGCGGAAACCCGGATAGCCGGCGTACCACCGGTCGCCGTCGACCACCGCTGGCGGGATTCCCAACTCGGCGTCCTGCCGGATCACCGCGAGGACGTGGTCCACGTCCCCGTACCGGGCGGCGGCCAACCGCACCCGTGCCTCGAGCGGCAGCCGGTCCCGGATGCCGTCGGTCAGGTGCTCCACGACCAACGCCCGCACGCCGGCCGCGACCCGCTCCTGGACCTCCCGGTCCAGCCCCAGGAAGTCGTTCTCCAGCAGCTTGGCGACCTCCCAGGCGAAGTGCCGCAGCAGCACCGCGTCACGCCCCCGGCCGGGCTCGATCAGCCCGGCCACGAACGCCACGAGTTCCTGCGCGCAGCGCAACCGCTCCAGGTGCCGGCTCTTGTACGTGATGTTGCGGGCGTTGAGCCGGCGCACCGCGAAGTAGTAGTCGTAGTCGGCGAGCACCGAGATC
This window harbors:
- a CDS encoding acyltransferase, which translates into the protein MTDKNDRPSVFVHPSADVEEGARVGDGTKVWHLAHIRSSAQVGAGCVIGRNVYVDAEVTVGNLVKIQNNVSVYQGVTIEDEVFVGPCAVFTNDFRPRAQNPDWTITPTMVRRGASIGANATLVCGIEVGEYAMIAAGSVVTRDVKPYQLVAGNPARPKGWVDAKGEVISRDVENPPAGLSEG
- a CDS encoding glycosyltransferase family 2 protein → MTVPDVTVVIAVYNTMPYLTRCLTSLVEQTIGRDRLEIIAVDDGSTDGSGRELDRFAESYPGTVQVLRQPNSGGPAAPSNRALERATGRYVFFIGSDDYLGSEALERLVAAADRWDSDVVLGRLVGVNSRHIHQAVYAETTADVDLFDSALPWSLSNTKLFRRELIERYGLRYPEDMPVGSDQPFTIEACVRARRISVLADYDYYFAVRRLNARNITYKSRHLERLRCAQELVAFVAGLIEPGRGRDAVLLRHFAWEVAKLLENDFLGLDREVQERVAAGVRALVVEHLTDGIRDRLPLEARVRLAAARYGDVDHVLAVIRQDAELGIPPAVVDGDRWYAGYPGFRDPTLDIPDAWYEVTADVADWIARLDTVSVAFEGTRALLVTARSPRPDLPELATAVRIDAGGAAGVTLSVVADATGTTVRSRIPLDRLLADSAPGGELRTIQAHVEAFGTTGAAALRGPRRPVPRRTVLRRGTRLHVVTSTTNHKGQLVIAVAPVTPSRFVARLRRRLPIGGK
- a CDS encoding nucleotide sugar dehydrogenase, with protein sequence MNICVVALGKIGLPLAVQFASKGHRVIGADVSERVVDLVNAGAVPFPGETDLDVKLKEAVAAGLLSATTDTAAAVAGSEAVVVVVPLFVDAEGVPDFGWMDDATRAIAAGLKPGTLVSYETTLPVGTTRDRWAPMLEQGSGLTAGTDFHLVFSPERVLTGRVFADLRRYPKLVGGIDEASAEHGVRFYEAVLDFDERADLARPNGVWDLGSAEASELAKLAETTYRDVNIGLANQFARFADTVGVDVTKVIEACNTQPYSHIHQPGIAVGGHCIPIYPRMYLWNDPTATVVRSAREANAAMPQYAVDLLAAAYGDLTGAEVLVLGAAYRGGVKETAFSGVFPTVEALRARGAKPYVSDPMYTAEELTAHGLPPYDGQPVTAVVVQADHAEYRSLAASDLPTVRVLVDGRRVTDPARWADVRRVVIGG